A single genomic interval of Pieris brassicae chromosome 14, ilPieBrab1.1, whole genome shotgun sequence harbors:
- the LOC123718207 gene encoding tetratricopeptide repeat protein 1 isoform X1 has translation MSERLKSDLSNEEVIEDLTKNLDFSLRPNDVDDNNIINPEIKNDDHNAKGDRNETNEADFTDIPLDEPENSKNIQSEDEDSDTDVDELSLKDAEMDLTDDQKEERRVIAEELKVVGNDAYKVGDYDRSIEKYTEGLRICPLKFPETRGILYCNRSAAKMKMENHKKAIKDCTKAIELKENYLKAYLRRAISYEATDKFDESLEDYKKVLELEPSNANAKSALVRLPPKIEKRNEELKTEVMGKLKDLGNMILRPFGLSTENFKLEQDPESKGYKINFKQ, from the exons ATGTCTGAAAGGTTAAAAAGCGACTTATCAAATGAAGAAGTGATTGAAGATTTAACAAAGAATTTAGATTTTTCGCTACGACCTAATGATGTTGacgataataatattataaatccaGAAATTAAAAACGATGATCATAATGCAAAAGGTGACAGAAATGAAACTAATGAAG CAGATTTCACAGATATTCCATTAGATGAGCCTGAAAATTCTAAAAACATTCAAAGTGAAGATGAAGACAGTGACACAGATGTTGATGAACTCTCGTTAAAAGATGCAGAAATGGATCTTACAGATGACCAAAAGGAAGAGCGGAGAGTTATTGCTGAAGAGCTGAAGGTTGTGGGCAATGATGCTTACAAAGTTGGAGACTATGACAGGAGTATAGAGAAATATACTGAAG gtTTACGGATTTGTCCATTAAAGTTCCCAGAAACACGTGGAATATTGTACTGTAATAGGAGTGCGGCCAAAATGAAAATGGAAAATCACAAAAAGGCAATAAAAGACTGTACCAAAGCGATTgagttaaaagaaaattacttGAAGGCATATTTAAG ACGAGCCATATCATATGAAGCCACGGACAAATTTGACGAAAGTCTGGAGGATTACAAGAAGGTGTTAGAATTGGAACCATCAAATGCGAATGCTAAAAGCGCGTTGGTTCGATTACCGCCCAAGATAGAAAAGAGGAATGAGGAATTGAAAACAGAGGTGATGGGAAAACTAAAGGACTTGG GTAATATGATATTGCGACCTTTCGGCTTATCCACGG
- the LOC123718207 gene encoding tetratricopeptide repeat protein 1 isoform X2, producing MSERLKSDLSNEEVIEDLTKNLDFSLRPNDVDDNNIINPEIKNDDHNAKGDRNETNEDFTDIPLDEPENSKNIQSEDEDSDTDVDELSLKDAEMDLTDDQKEERRVIAEELKVVGNDAYKVGDYDRSIEKYTEGLRICPLKFPETRGILYCNRSAAKMKMENHKKAIKDCTKAIELKENYLKAYLRRAISYEATDKFDESLEDYKKVLELEPSNANAKSALVRLPPKIEKRNEELKTEVMGKLKDLGNMILRPFGLSTENFKLEQDPESKGYKINFKQ from the exons ATGTCTGAAAGGTTAAAAAGCGACTTATCAAATGAAGAAGTGATTGAAGATTTAACAAAGAATTTAGATTTTTCGCTACGACCTAATGATGTTGacgataataatattataaatccaGAAATTAAAAACGATGATCATAATGCAAAAGGTGACAGAAATGAAACTAATGAAG ATTTCACAGATATTCCATTAGATGAGCCTGAAAATTCTAAAAACATTCAAAGTGAAGATGAAGACAGTGACACAGATGTTGATGAACTCTCGTTAAAAGATGCAGAAATGGATCTTACAGATGACCAAAAGGAAGAGCGGAGAGTTATTGCTGAAGAGCTGAAGGTTGTGGGCAATGATGCTTACAAAGTTGGAGACTATGACAGGAGTATAGAGAAATATACTGAAG gtTTACGGATTTGTCCATTAAAGTTCCCAGAAACACGTGGAATATTGTACTGTAATAGGAGTGCGGCCAAAATGAAAATGGAAAATCACAAAAAGGCAATAAAAGACTGTACCAAAGCGATTgagttaaaagaaaattacttGAAGGCATATTTAAG ACGAGCCATATCATATGAAGCCACGGACAAATTTGACGAAAGTCTGGAGGATTACAAGAAGGTGTTAGAATTGGAACCATCAAATGCGAATGCTAAAAGCGCGTTGGTTCGATTACCGCCCAAGATAGAAAAGAGGAATGAGGAATTGAAAACAGAGGTGATGGGAAAACTAAAGGACTTGG GTAATATGATATTGCGACCTTTCGGCTTATCCACGG